In the genome of Geotrypetes seraphini chromosome 16, aGeoSer1.1, whole genome shotgun sequence, one region contains:
- the F11R gene encoding junctional adhesion molecule A isoform X1, producing the protein MAGPFLPLLLLAVFSCFGTKADVSTSTPFIAVDAGNSPELLCSYTNDFGPNARIEWKFSKEGFESFVYVDGKLTDAYANRAEFFNTGLRLKNVTPKDNGTYTCEVSKISDPQLFGKAIINLLVRVAPSVPTIQVPTSVTTGSKAELRCMETEGNPPSTFKWYKGKILMPENPKSSQTFQNASYILDANAGTLTFNSVSKDDAGEYQCSASNGIGAEQFSSVVSMEVNDVNVGGIVAAVIVVILILALIGVGVWFLWRRGSFKRDSSSGKKVIYSQPSETRSDRNFQQTSSFLV; encoded by the exons GTTTTGGCACCAAGGCTGATGTTAGCACCAGCACACCCTTTATAGCAGTTGATGCAGGAAATT CGCCTGAGCTCTTGTGTTCCTACACGAATGACTTTGGGCCAAATGCCAGGATTGAGTGGAAATTCTCGAAGGAGGGCTTTGAGAGTTTTGTGTATGTGGATGGAAAACTAACAG ATGCTTATGCCAACAGGGCAGAGTTTTTTAACACAGGGCTTCGTCTGAAAAACGTGACTCCCAAGGATAATGGGACCTATACCTGTGAAGTGTCCAAAATATCCGACCCCCAACTCTTCGGAAAAGCGATTATCAATCTCCTTGTTCGAG TAGCCCCCTCGGTACCCACCATCCAGGTCCCCACCTCAGTCACAACAGGTAGCAAGGCAGAACTGAGATGCATGGAGACAGAGGGCAACCCCCCCTCTACCTTCAAGTGGTATAAGGGGAAAATCCTAATGCCGGAAAACCCAAAGAGCAGTCAGACCTTCCAGAATGCCTCCTACATCCTCGATGCCAATGCTGGCACACTG ACCTTTAACTCTGTGTCTAAGGATGACGCTGGAGAATATCAGTGCTCAGCAAGCAATGGCATTGGGGCTGAACAGTTCTCGAGCGTCGTAAGCATGGAAGTCA ATGATGTGAATGTTGGTGGCATTGTGGCTGCAGTGATAGTTGTGATTCTTATCCTGGCACTGATTGGCGTAGGAGTTTGGTTCTTGTGGAGGCGTGGCTCTTTCAAAC GTGATTCCAG TTCTGGAAAGAAAGTGATCTACAGCCAGCCTTCAGAGACCAGGAGTGAT CGCAATTTCCAGCAGACCTCGTCTTTCCTGGTGTGA
- the F11R gene encoding junctional adhesion molecule A isoform X2, producing the protein MLRQGFGTKADVSTSTPFIAVDAGNSPELLCSYTNDFGPNARIEWKFSKEGFESFVYVDGKLTDAYANRAEFFNTGLRLKNVTPKDNGTYTCEVSKISDPQLFGKAIINLLVRVAPSVPTIQVPTSVTTGSKAELRCMETEGNPPSTFKWYKGKILMPENPKSSQTFQNASYILDANAGTLTFNSVSKDDAGEYQCSASNGIGAEQFSSVVSMEVNDVNVGGIVAAVIVVILILALIGVGVWFLWRRGSFKRDSSSGKKVIYSQPSETRSDRNFQQTSSFLV; encoded by the exons ATGCTCAGGCAAG GTTTTGGCACCAAGGCTGATGTTAGCACCAGCACACCCTTTATAGCAGTTGATGCAGGAAATT CGCCTGAGCTCTTGTGTTCCTACACGAATGACTTTGGGCCAAATGCCAGGATTGAGTGGAAATTCTCGAAGGAGGGCTTTGAGAGTTTTGTGTATGTGGATGGAAAACTAACAG ATGCTTATGCCAACAGGGCAGAGTTTTTTAACACAGGGCTTCGTCTGAAAAACGTGACTCCCAAGGATAATGGGACCTATACCTGTGAAGTGTCCAAAATATCCGACCCCCAACTCTTCGGAAAAGCGATTATCAATCTCCTTGTTCGAG TAGCCCCCTCGGTACCCACCATCCAGGTCCCCACCTCAGTCACAACAGGTAGCAAGGCAGAACTGAGATGCATGGAGACAGAGGGCAACCCCCCCTCTACCTTCAAGTGGTATAAGGGGAAAATCCTAATGCCGGAAAACCCAAAGAGCAGTCAGACCTTCCAGAATGCCTCCTACATCCTCGATGCCAATGCTGGCACACTG ACCTTTAACTCTGTGTCTAAGGATGACGCTGGAGAATATCAGTGCTCAGCAAGCAATGGCATTGGGGCTGAACAGTTCTCGAGCGTCGTAAGCATGGAAGTCA ATGATGTGAATGTTGGTGGCATTGTGGCTGCAGTGATAGTTGTGATTCTTATCCTGGCACTGATTGGCGTAGGAGTTTGGTTCTTGTGGAGGCGTGGCTCTTTCAAAC GTGATTCCAG TTCTGGAAAGAAAGTGATCTACAGCCAGCCTTCAGAGACCAGGAGTGAT CGCAATTTCCAGCAGACCTCGTCTTTCCTGGTGTGA